One Epinephelus fuscoguttatus linkage group LG10, E.fuscoguttatus.final_Chr_v1 genomic window carries:
- the LOC125896266 gene encoding angiopoietin-related protein 4-like encodes MKMPQLVILLLTILVHAVAAFPTDRGAQDKRASWDDVNVVAHGLLQLGQGLKEHVDKTKVQMRDINAKLKAFNGTVAELERKQQEQDEALKARSKEGEEEKEKVVAELVEEVRAKVQEGQTQSEDIHTRMDRLEERLDEMLKEPTLDSNNSEHTGVPFVQRLVAAQNRRIDALVEKIKQQQDKLEKQSLHLQTLQSKVVNKRVKSHRRRDGETALRGEPVEQSIDASGWARDCQDLFARGQRASGVYTIQPENSEPFNVLCEMTSEGGWTVIQKRYDGSQNFNQLWESYKKGFGNLNGEFWLGLESIHTISKQGQYVLQVEVSDWAEEQQQEARYRLQLDGEEKEFALHLEQESSSGNQEAIMTTGESGLPFSTADRDNDLAADVNCADLLSGGWWFSSCGESNLNGKYPRKPNTLRQQRHRRQRMFWTSTEGQNSSVKTTLLKITPATIKQ; translated from the exons ATGAAGATGCCACAGCTTGTCATTCTCCTGCTGACCATTCTGGTGCACGCAGTGGCCGCTTTCCCCACAGACAGAGGTGCCCAGGACAAACGTGCCTCCTGGGATGACGTGAACGTGGTGGCTCACGGCCTCCTGCAGCTGGGCCAGGGTCTGAAGGAGCATGTGGACAAGACCAAAGTCCAGATGAGAGACATCAACGCCAAACTGAAGGCCTTCAACGGCACGGTGGCCGAACTGGAGAGGAAGCAGCAGGAGCAAGATGAAGCTCTGAAGGCAAGAagcaaagagggagaggaggagaaggagaaggtgGTGGCAGAGCTGGTCGAGGAGGTGAGGGCGAAGGTGCAGGAGGGGCAGACACAAAGCGAAGACATCCACACCAGGATGGACAGACTGGAGGAGAGGCTGGATGAGATGCTTAAAGAGCCAACACTGGACAGCAACAACAGTGAGCACACGGGAGTCCCATTTGTCCAG AGGCTGGTGGCGGCTCAGAACAGACGCATTGATGCACTGGTGGAGAAAATCAAGCAGCAACAAGACAAACTGGAGAAGCAGAGTCTACACCTGCAAACACTGCAGAGCAAG gttgtaaacaagaGAGTAAAGTCACACCGacggagagatggagagacggCACTGAGGGGAGAGCcagtagagcagagcatagaCGCATCAG GTTGGGCCAGAGACTGTCAAGATCTGTTTGCACGAGGGCAGCGAGCCAGCGGCGTCTACACAATCCAGCCAGAGAACTCTGAGCCCTTCAACGTCCTCTGTGAAATGACTTCAG aAGGTGGATGGACAGTCATCCAGAAACGTTATGATGGATCCCAGAACTTCAACCAGCTTTGGGAAAGCTACAAGAAAGGCTTCGGCAACCTGAATG GTGAGTTTTGGCTGGGCTTGGAGAGCATCCACACCATCTCCAAACAAGGCCAGTACGTCCTACAGGTGGAGGTCTCTGACTGGGcggaagagcagcagcaggaggctcGTTACCGACTCCAACTTGACGGAGAAGAGAAGGAGTTCGCTCTCCACCTGGAGCAGGAGTCTTCATCTGGTAACCAGGAGGCAATAATGACAACTGGAGAATCTGGTCTTCCTTTTTCAACAGCCGACAGAGACAACGACCTCGCTGCAGACGTCAACTGTGCTGACCTGCTCTCAG GTGGTTGGTGGTTCAGTAGCTGTGGTGAGTCAAACCTCAACGGCAAATATCCCAGAAAGCCGAACACGCTCAGACAACAGCGTCACAGAAGACAAAGGATGTTCTGGACGTCCACAGAGGGGCAAAACAGCTCAGTGAAGACCACTCTTCTGAAGATCACCCCTGCCACAATAAAGCAATAA